The Melitaea cinxia chromosome 8, ilMelCinx1.1, whole genome shotgun sequence genomic interval acaattatattacgtttaaggttaaaatatatatcaaaaactaaATGCACTGCCTTATTTAGCCGCTCATTGTTGTTACCTTGTTctcatatttagtttttaacttcTACTaggtgtgcccgcgacttcgtccgcgtggaatttaacaaaaatgttatttttcagttatgtaaataaatttttaaaataaaagtagcctaagttactccttattacatcagctatctaccagtgaaagtcccatcaaaaacggtccagccgtttcagagattagtcggaactaacagaaaaacagacagacagacaaaaattatcaatgttttggtatatgtaccgtgtcgggatatacatccatatgcatttagtaaaaagtggttattttaatattacaaacagacactccaattttatttatttgtatagattacaatCCTGACAACATAAAATTCTTGCTAAATATCACTGTCAAAGTTTATTTAGCTCATAAACTGATCATGTCTCGTTTATTTTACTTGATTTCGGCCTATTTTTATGTCTTCGTGTATCTTAAAATGTCATGTAACActggtaatttaaaaaaaatactatttgtatAGTACttgtatatgaaaaataatcaagtcattattcttagttatttttaaacaacgGAAATTTTAACCTTGAAGGGGTGCAACAATGTGTTCGTTtacttatgtttttaattaaaaaagaaaagatcgCCTGCAGTTAAATAGAGACAAATAACGTTATTACTGGGGCAATTACTCAGCTCTCCGTCAATTAAATATTGCTAAAATGTACATTACGTTACAATCGGGCAATTAAAACTATGATGAATTCATCAAGCGTTCTAATCCAATGTATGTTTCTCTTCcttccaaaataaaaaatatgtacctattacTAATATATAAGTTACTCTAAACTTTTCATGGCTAAACTAAATACCATAAatgatgaaaattataaaaatgaatcaatataataaaataaataaatatatatatacatgtgtttataatgttatatatatatatatatatatatatatatatatatataacattataaacaCATGTtagtctgttcctacggtaagcaacttaatgcttgtactGTATGTAGGTAACATCTGACTGATATAACTAATTTTGTTACGATAAGtagatacatataaataatagttatatacaaaataagtacatatatcaCAACCAGACTCGAGgcggtaatcgaacccgcaacccccaGAGCAATAAGGAGAGTCACTGCTatctgcgccaacgggcttgtTAAAAAAAGATTCAGTTGCCAATTtgccaatttaattttatttcatactcaATATCAATAGTAGTCGACAGTTTACTATGACTATGCTTACACATTTATTCGCTATTCATTACGGAACTAGTGCTAGAATAGAACACAACTCTACATACAAGGTCTGATTTATTTGAATCAcacgttattttattaataaaagtttagggcctgtttcaccaattGTGGATAATGCTATTTAACGGGTGAGGATATTCAACAGATAAATGTATTTGATGTATCGTTCTATTTCACCATTGAATTTCACTGTTGAGGCGAAAAAGGTCCTAAAgccctattctacctcctgctgtcaAAGTCTAACCGTTGCCTATTTGCACAATAAACTTTattcacaactggtgaaaccTGCCCTTAGATAAATTGCAATAATCCTATCAATAATTCAATCTTCAGagtcaaattctttatttaattcaaataacgGTCTTTAATTAATTCGTTACCGTTAACTACATTCCATACTTCATAATTATGACTACTTTAAAGGCCTATGAACTAACTCTAGCGGAACAGCAAGTTCGGATAGGTAGTAGTTACAGATACTACTTACTCTAGTACATTGTATCAAGGGTATTTGGCTACAGTCACTGCATTAATAATTCAATAGTTACAATTTGaagttatgaataaaaattactattgaaGTAACGCAGTTAAAAGTCAGACAGTTTTGacagttaattataaatgtaagctTTTTCctcattattaacattttttctaAACTAAGTAAGCAATATAACTTGctattattatacctatatattatgtatattactatAACTTCCGTTTGAATATAAAGGTATCTATTTTGAcgaatgtaatatatgtatgagGCGCcacattttttgtaatgaaattccAATCCAGTTTTTTGTTAGTCTTGATTTTTGGAATAAACttacttacaaaatattttaagcgaTTTATAGTTTTACAGTGTGGGTACgacacgtttatttatttatttttatttatttctctgtaataattataaatttttacgaatAAGTTATttgtcattaaatatatatatcatatattactTCATATCAGTTAATTGGTTAACAAAGACAAATGGTAAGTCAAAACGATACAACTGTATAGAACGAACGACAAGATGACATAGTCACATTGTGGGCCTGTTTCACTAGATATGGATAAACGCTATTTGGCAGATGATGGTATTCAACGGATAAAAGCTTCTGATAggtatattattctttatcatcatcgaattccactatatttgtGGCTTATTTCTGTTCGCAATTGTGGATATAAGAGTTTCTTAATTGTAGCGAAACAGGTACTAAAGGCCTAATACCACCTgctgttaaagtttatttgtaacttatttgcagggaAAACTTTGTCTACAACTAGTAAAACAGGCtctgtgttttttttaacaaatatttttaatctattttaatcAACGAACGTTCCAGCTGTTATGTAACAATAACAATGGTGAAATTTACGTATGAATTTTATAGCTGCTTATTAAAGTGACTACCCTtaagcgttatccacaactgataCAGGGCATAACATGTTTTAAAAACAGTCTTCTTGTTATTACATTTTACTATTGTCTGCCTTGCTGCCTTGTGGCAAACAAGGCCGCGTCGGTCACTGACAGCCGCCCGTCATTACTACGGCTTTCTGAGAGCCATTTCCGCTCCGTTTATTGACGTTCAAGACTCGACATATTAGTTTTTGTTCTATAAAAAACtttgtaattacttttttagtttGATAGAAATGACAAAGATTAAGTTATCCTACAAGAACTTACaaagaattaattattaatatattttttttacaatgtccCACAGTCTTTTGTAACTTTCAAACATTTGTCATCACATTGTTTTGTGTATGTTACAGTATAATTTTTTCACTCCTATAAAATAACAGGCAAGCAgccttaaaaatgtttaatatatacatttttctaCATTTAAGTATATCTATGTTGTATAACTGCcccttggcgcagtttgtagtggcattgctttctgctccgcgggttttgggttcgattcccgcctgagtctatttgttatatctgtatttatatatctatatatgtattacttctatgtatattaaaaaaaaggtataacatacaactgttacctataacacaagcattaagttggttaccataggaacagatgaccgtgtgtgtatgctaTATGATAGGATATAAGATTTCGTGGAAATCTATACTAGATAAAAATGTACCTATACCATAAGAACTTAAAGCAAATCAGCCTATAATTTACCTAcctaacaaaaaaatgttatgatgCCAATTATATGCTGCGATAATAACCAGGACTTGAGGGTTTTACGTGTTCTTCGAGGTACGGCGGGGAAACCCTCAAGGACAAACACTAAAACCAGAAACAAACCTTTTTATAAAAAGCAAATATCAATAATCAAGTCTGAATCAAACTCTTGTCGATTTCCGTTATAACAAAGAATATTTCGGTATActtaagtttaaattattatttcgtaaAGTTATTATTCGTGTCATTATGTATACCTACATTAGTTCCGCATTTTTTAAGTCGCATTGATAGCAgtgataaatttttaagattacCGTAAGTGGTAGACAGGTCGCTTGTAACACAAGATTTGATTTCTATTTGACTTGGTACTGAAGCAAACTGATCGTGAAATAAATTTGGCTTTTCGATCATAATAAAGATGACAAATAAACTTGAATGACTTTATGCAAACGTATTCTTGACAGTTAAAAAGTTTAAGTTTTTCTTTCATCGCTTGTCTTATGTCCTACTAATTGCAAATACCATAAGTAAATTTGATTGCTTTAAAATAACAGTACCTACCTAAGcgtcaatcatcatcatcatcatttcagcctattgcagtccactgctggacataggcctctgcAAGTTCTTGtggactcatgtgtgttgcccatagtcaccacgctgggcaggcgggttggtgaccgcagggatggctttgtcgcacctaagacgctgctgcccgtcttcagcatgtgtatttcaaagctagcagttggatggttatcccgccatcggtcggctttacaAGTTCCAAGatgttagtggaactgtgttatcccttagtcgcctcttacgacacccacgggaagagagggggtagctatattctttgatgccgtagccacacggaGAAGCGTTAATACTTTATAAGAATAAGAGGTTAATAGTTTATAAGAATTAGAGGAAGAACGAGGATGAAAATAtgtctaaataattaaaacagatttccttaatttgtttaatacctacctttaaaattatttacttgaatgtacttaaattattatcaatttcttGTTTGAGTAATGTATATCATTCATTAAGGTGTCTTTTAGACTaatgttgtaattaaaataaaattgacatgCATCGGCAACGAAGTaatacgataataataatattaatcgtACCTAATTCTAAATATAGTAATTAAGTTACGACGTAATTAAACAATTTGAGaatagctaaatatatttagaattgTTTTTCATATAGGTAGTTACTATTTCTGCCAAAAAATGTGAATTTTAGTTAtctgaaaaatgtttttaatgttaatgttCTAAAATGGAAGTGAGTCGTGAACCTACCAAGCGCCATGTTCatcctaaaattattttatttattatattaaaatttttaatttaaatgagtttcgcttttcattattttttttatattttgtcatgATATGCATTAACCGGAAGGCATTACGGAATATATTTGGGCCCTGGACACTGTGGCGCACGTAAAGTAGATACTAGCCATTGTAAAACAGAACTGCGACCGCTGTGAAAATGAGATACGTTCTATCGTGCTAAAGGATCTCGCGGCATGTCTGAAATGCACCAGTAGTGTGCTGTGTGCGCTAACATATTGCAGACCCAAACTTCTCTTACTGTGCCAATATGATGTTAGTACTTAAAACCTGTAATTTTCTTCAGGTACAAATTAATTACGTCGACAATGTGGTGATAAGTTTTAAGGTAAAAAATGTTGAGATTGTGGTTCGCAATATATTAGTATGGTAGTAGTTTATATTAAGACACACAGCTCCTATCATACCtgttattttttctaatgtttacgcaaatttcattcattataatgaaacaacagtcctcccatgaccatggttgctaTTAAGTACctaacgtcgggcatgtaaaaaacctaatgctatgcttctgcctgtaatatcccaccgctgggcataggcctctttcactatgtaggaaaaggatcagagcttaatctaccacgctgctccaatgcgggttggtggatatattccctactatgaataacgatcgctatcaggtgtaggtacacgataacaaccgggaccgacgacttaacgtgctctccgaggcacggttgggtgacccacaagcactgcacaaacacccagaccacggcaaatatctttATCAtcgccacaaaccagtgctgtgaccgttgcgccaacgcgacgtctAAACCTAAaatctaataaaccgcgataaaatccgaaaaagttgtttcattatacgATAcctattatgataatttttatttcattattgtttttttttttgtattaattaataatactgtATATTTTCTACGCCTGTAAATACGTCGGTAAGTACTTGGAGATGATGCTTGGGAGATCTTTCAATACACAAATGATTACACAACAAGGATACAACAACTTTTAGCCTCATTTTTCAcgtttaagtaatataattgaATAAGGCTCTGTAAGTGGAACAATCTTCTGAGTCTACAAATCAAAAaactacattataaaaaatttaaatacctttAGAAACCTTTTTATACCTTTATTGATAAAATGATACAAGAACAAATTTAGgagaaaaatactattttttaattgtagttcGTTTTTGTTCATAATGAAACTATGCCTACTAACCGATATACGATATAATTTAtacgatatacatatatatgtaagatgtatttatatacgtaccaatataatacaaatttattaaattaaatgttttttttttcagatctTGCCATACGTGTTAGTGACTTCAGGCCCAGTGCGCAGCCACGAGAGTCACCATGCGAAAcctcaaattaatttttcaaatgtaCGTCAACATACATTTAATGCTCAAAATATACCAAAGTCAGACGATTCTTCGATTCGAGACGAACAAATAATATCTGTAAGAATAACGTCTTCTGTTGCTGTTGGCAGAACCAAGCCAAAAACGATTTATAAAACCTCtgatacacataaaaattatgaacCTTTAATTCAAACTACTACTCCTCCTATAGATGTTTTCGAAACATTCCCTCCTACTGTAGTGACTGATATAAAAACGTCTACAGTCCAGACAACAGTTTTGGAAGACGTTGACAGAACAGAATTACCACCGGGCCTTATTGGTGCTAATATAGAATTTCTGAAACAGCTACAAGCTAAAAAGGAGACGAGAGGTCTTAATAATTACGAGAGGGTACGCCCTTTTTATTTAGACGATGATGTATTTGATTCTAACCAAACGAACGATTCTATTGCCGAATCTTCTGTACACTCTGTCTTAGAAAACGATGAACTTATTAATGATGTACCTCTAGCTAGATCTGTGCCTTTATCATATTCTTCTAAAAGCTATATACAAGATCCACCGGAAAGATCGCGCGGAAATTCAAGATTGACTTCTGTGAATTTTAATGTAGTGCATGACTCACCtaaggtacagaattacgacaACGACCCTGTATCTTCAACATATATAAATCCAAATCAAAATGTGAGGGAACTGCAAAAGTATTATAATCACCGTCCTCATAGTAACGTACAATTTAGTCAACCGTCGCAAATATATAGTGAACCTGCAAAGTTTTATAGTGAACCAGCTAAAATCTATAGTGAACCAGCAAAAATTTATAGTGAACCCGCTAAAATTTATAGCGAACCCTCTAAAATTTACAGTGAACCTGCAAAATTTTATAGCCCACCTGCTTCGTTAAATCTATCACCAGATTCATCTTCTGATCATGATAAGTGGCAAAAACAACCAACAACGTCTACGTATAGTACCACCGTTTTAAGCTCAACCCCGAACTCCATTACAGTACCCCCAAATCAGAATATACATGCTCAACAAAGAACCCATGAACccgaaaaaaattatgaaatagatGAAAAAGTTAGTGTAATGACCGATGGAAGAGCTCATGGTGAACAACCTTCTGGGGAGGAAAATTGTAAACAAGAGAATTGTAAAGTGGGTTATGTCGTAGAAGGTCGCCAATTTAGAAAATATAGAGTTGAAGAAAGAACATCCGACGGCTTTATTGTGGGGGAATATGGTGTAGTAAGAAATGAAGATGGTGCATTAAGAGGCGTCAGGTACACTGCAGATAGCGATGCTAGTCCACGTCTCATACACGATGCGCTTATGAAGTTCCTGCAGCTTAAATAGGTAATTTTTTTGATCGAGTAATTTAGATATTTGCCATTGACAATtgctcattttatttatataaaaactattatattcgCTTTTTGATACTTAATTTTTTCACCTGTGTAATGGTGAAAAAGACTGAAAGTCAATGTGAATTCACCTGTATCCCGATTTGTACTACCGCAATAAAGTATTCCGAGTTcgaatttcttttttgtattatttaatcaGTACTTaccaattatttttaagttgagTTGATATAGACAGTTTCCTAATCGGTAACTATTGTATGTTATTTGCAGTACCCTCATcaattgggttgtctggaagaaatgccTAAATAACCATAAGGCCACCCATTGTCTTCATTGTCACCACATTCTGTAACTATTTTGAAATACCTATATGTTTAATGTGTAATACGCAATTGTGTtgaacaataaagtataaataaattagtaatataactaatattattgtCAATTATAATACGTAATCTTCCAGAATGTAAACTCAAATCCAGACTAACAATCAGCCACGAATATAAGagattattacattaaattacaatttattatttgtcacaattttttaaaattaaattatttgtgtattatttaaaaacacaaaGAACCTGTACTTCATACGCAATAACTGCgttttactcgcaaacgaataattgtgtttgctcgcaaacgaaaaaaaaaaccgacttcaattacatcgaagagtaatacaacgtagatcgacgaaaaaataatcaagtaactacgcgttatcaaagattactcaaaaagtagttatcagatctcgataaaatttatatgtaaccacatgataaacatcagcttttgattaaattaaaaattatcaaaatcggtacacccagtaaaaagttattgcggattttcgagagtttccctcgatttctctgggatcccatcatcagatcctggtttccttatcatggtactaaactaaggatatcttctttccaacaaaaaaagaattatcaaaatcggtacacccagtaaaaagttatgcggtataataaaacgtaggtcgacgaaaaaagcgtcaagtaaaaacgcattattagatataactcgaaaagtagttgttagatctcaaataaattcaaatgggaccaattggcacacaccacctttcgattaaaacaaaatttgtcgaaatcgatctacccggtcaaaagttctgatgtaacatacataaaaaaaaaaaaatacagtggaattgagaacctccttcttttttggaagtcggataaaaaaccgacttcaatgacatcgacaagtaataaaacgtaagtagacgaaaatatagtcaagtaaagtagtgatcagatcaaTGAAATTGACTACAAAACAAGTATTagttttcgaataaaacaagaatcatcaaaatcgaaaaAGATaagttatgctgtataatacaacgtaggtcgaaaaaaaatagtcaagtaaatacgcattattagatataactcgaaaagtacttgttatatCTTATCTAATTCTTGTCTAATGacccaattaaatttaaatgagaccacataaAACGCACCACatatcgattaaaacaaaaatcaccaaaattagtctacccagtaaaaagttctgaggtaacttaaaactaataaaaatatatcatcgaattgagaacctcatccttttttggaagtcagtaaGTCCTTtgcttatataaattaaagaaataaaaatagcgatagctgtaattttgattatttttaaaaccaaaaGACAAAAATCGAGGAAACAaactttattcaataaataacacATGCAAGCGGACACAGCGCTTAATGTAAAATGTCCAGTTTACACGTAAGTAAcggatatatttataaaaatcctaCAATTTGTGTACTTGTAACAAGACAACcagttttcttattatatttgctATTTTTCGTAAAATGTATAACATTTTCTGGAATAATTGTAAAgccaataaattaattatcagaGAATGTGTAAGCAACTAAAATATACGCCTAATAACATAAGTAGAAAACATAATCGTGCTAagttaatttaaagtaaacattattttaagcGACAAATGAATATTAAACGTTTAATAGCGCTCCTTTTGTTATTATATCTTaacattacaaaattatcttaacataaaaaatattggtgCCATAAACATAGGTCTTTTAGATAGGTCATAAAGTCACATCATGATATGATAGCAACATTTTCTTCATTGATGCGACTTTAACGTAATCTTAACTACTTATAAgtaatttctataaatatttcctTTCGTTTTAAACAGCATATTATCCAttcatttaacattattttataacgaTTAAACATTGACAGCGTTATTATAAAGCGTgagtaatctatataatattgaTCATTATTGAGCGGTCGGTCCTTTCAACTAAATGATCAATGAAAGCTCTACATTgtgataacaaacaaaaaaacaatttattacaacATCGTAATCAATAAatgcataattttaacaaacaacAATAACTATATATGACTGAttgttcaaaaattatttattatcttttttttttttgatcttaTATATGACCAtttcaataaaagaaatattaataaatagtaataaaattatgtattacataattcgatgttatttattatctacatattgtatattaaaaaacttaataggTTTTAAAAGCTTGTCAATGAAAATGTAGAAagtgaaaagtaataattaggtaaaaatactcacatttttttaaaataaattaatagaatacaataaatatactaaattataTCACAATATCAATAGCGTTATTTTCTAACAATACCGTAAACGGCTAAAAGTGAGATATGCAAGGATTACATAACTAATGAACTAgtgtgttatattatatattatcataaaacGAGCATATATGATAGAGTAGTAGAATATATACGTAAGTTTCAAATACTCCAAATTGCCAATACAAGcggttatataataatttgttatggTATAATGTTTGATAGaatgataaaatcaaaataggATACAAACGTAATGGTTTTAAACACACAGTAataattttctctttttatcgTATTGGATAAATTATATAGATTTGTatggaatataaatataacattatagTATTCAAAGAATATTATATGAGTAGAAGTAGAGAAAACTTCACCTACCGAAGTTCAGTAGATATTTTAGATTATTCTGTAGGGTACGGTATCTATAGtctttttagtaattaaaacaaCATATTAAGTAACATTAGTCGCCTTTAAACAGTGGAcaagtaactaacattgtgttTTGCCTTGAAACACTCACAAGACATAAATTTTTGAAAGTCAAGCAATCGTTAGCAATTACCTTTCATTAACATTAATTTGTAACTATTAGAATAATGTATGGAAtgtaaagtttttgtttcaaccatatttgttaaataatattttgtatcaaaTCGATATGTTCTGAAGAGTAAGAGAAATAGGATTTTCAACTATACAGATTtacaaatagaaatacaaaaaaaaaatatgtaaaattttcactCCAATTTTAAACAGTCAAGTACAAACTatgtttagaatattttttttttttgtaaattaaacaattttaaaatatctaaagtCACAAGTGTATAAGAGAGTGAGTAACAAATAAACTTGACGTCAGTGGAACTCACATAACCCACTACTACTCACTcacttaaaacattttaagaCTACGAATTCactaagttttataatttaaaataatacacaatcttaaataaatctcttaaaaaaatattacagtttcCTCAAAAGATTAAACAGGCAGTGTCAGAAAAATAAACGTAGCAAAAAAATTTGATCTATCCTCGACAAAACTGTATGCGATAAACTCGATGAGAGCATTTCGTCATTATACACTCTTATAGGAAATCGTCGCTCACATTAGTCGTAAGTTTCCGATTCCTGCTGCACTAGTTTAAAGCGCCGCGGGCTCTTGACGGAAATAGATCCGTGACCTTCCAAAGACAATCGTCCTTTCATTTGCAAATACctgaaaaatacatattaaaatattactttgttGATACCTGAAAAactaatgttaataatataattattatacaacaaaCCTTTTAATGTATCGACATACAAGCTTGGTTGGCCGTTGCTGCCACTCATCCAGCACCTCCTTAGGAG includes:
- the LOC123655616 gene encoding uncharacterized protein LOC123655616, whose protein sequence is MRINCSWIIFLILPYVLVTSGPVRSHESHHAKPQINFSNVRQHTFNAQNIPKSDDSSIRDEQIISVRITSSVAVGRTKPKTIYKTSDTHKNYEPLIQTTTPPIDVFETFPPTVVTDIKTSTVQTTVLEDVDRTELPPGLIGANIEFLKQLQAKKETRGLNNYERVRPFYLDDDVFDSNQTNDSIAESSVHSVLENDELINDVPLARSVPLSYSSKSYIQDPPERSRGNSRLTSVNFNVVHDSPKVQNYDNDPVSSTYINPNQNVRELQKYYNHRPHSNVQFSQPSQIYSEPAKFYSEPAKIYSEPAKIYSEPAKIYSEPSKIYSEPAKFYSPPASLNLSPDSSSDHDKWQKQPTTSTYSTTVLSSTPNSITVPPNQNIHAQQRTHEPEKNYEIDEKVSVMTDGRAHGEQPSGEENCKQENCKVGYVVEGRQFRKYRVEERTSDGFIVGEYGVVRNEDGALRGVRYTADSDASPRLIHDALMKFLQLK